A single window of Salvia splendens isolate huo1 chromosome 8, SspV2, whole genome shotgun sequence DNA harbors:
- the LOC121743967 gene encoding UDP-xylose transporter 2-like, which yields MAENKSFQLGTIGALTLSVVSSVSIVICNKALMSSLHFIFATTLTSWHLLVTFCSLHVALSLKFFEHKPIDFQTNIGFGILNGISIGMLNLSLGFNSVGFYQMTKLAIIPCTVLLETIFLGKTFSRSIKLSLGCLLLGVGIATITDLQLNMLGSILSLIAVITTCVAQIMTNTIQKKYKISSTQLLYQSCLYQALVLLISGPFLDRFLTNQNVYSFEYTPEVVGFIVLSCLISISVNFSTFLVIGKTSPVTYQVLGHLKTCLVLAFGYSLLQDPFSWRNILGIMVALVGMILYSYYCSQENQAKSEEASAPSQRKEAESDPLINVENGTPMTNELPLSKGTAWEVDKDLHA from the exons ATGGCTGAGAATAAGAGTTTTCAGCTGGGGACGATCGGCGCGCTCACTCTCTCCGTCGTTTCCTCCGTTTCTATTGTGATCTGTAATAAAGCGCTCATGAGTTCTTTGCATTTCATTTTCG CTACAACACTAACGAGCTGGCATCTCCTGGTCACATTTTGTTCTCTTCATGTGGCACTATCGCTGAAATTCTTTGAGCACAAACCAATTGATTTTCAAACTAATATTGGATTTGGCATCTTAAATGGAATTTCAATTGGAATGTTAAACCTCAGCTTAGGTTTCAATTCAGTTGGTTTTTATCAG ATGACAAAGTTGGCTATTATTCCCTGCACAGTGCTCCTCGAAACCATTTTCCTTGGCAAGACATTCAG TAGGAGTATCAAGCTTTCTCTGGGCTGTCTGCTCTTAGGTGTTGGAATTGCCACAATTACTGATCTTCAGCTCAATATGCTAggctcaattctctctctcattgCAGTTATTACCACCTGCGTCGCTCAAATT ATGACCAATACCATCCAGAAGAAATATAAGATTTCATCAACCCAACTGCTGTATCAGTCTTGTCTATACCAAGCACTGGTCTTGCTCATCTCAGGTCCATTTTTGGATAGGTTTTTGACTAACCAAAATGTATATTCATTTGAATACACGCCAGAAGTTGTT GGTTTTATAGTTCTGTCCTGTCTGATCTCAATCTCAGTCAATTTTAGCACATTCCTTGTGATAGGAAAGACGTCACCTGTCACTTATCAAGTCCTCGGGCATCTTAAAACATGTTTAGTGTTAGCATTCGGGTATTCTTTGCTTCAGGATCCATTTAGCTGGAGGAACATACTTGGGATAATGGTTGCATTGGTCGGTATGATCTTATACTCATATTATTGCAGCCAGGAGAACCAAGCAAAATCTGAAGAAGCTTCAGCACCGAGCCAG CGAAAGGAAGCTGAATCTGATCCTCTTATAAATGTTGAAAATGGTACGCCAATGACAAACGAGCTGCCTCTGTCAAAGGGCACGGCTTGGGAAGTAGACAAAGATTTGCATGCCTGA
- the LOC121743961 gene encoding uncharacterized protein LOC121743961 isoform X1, with protein MRSPSHNSARLCMLLEDIMLIYHTETYFIIHRYASARTRRAKRVILEHARRYSVLNKIPAQLEHLSRLVDVTDADCLANLRMDRNTFGRLCRVLVERGGLRTGQCLGVEEQVAIFVGVLAHHTKNRVVRFNFQRSGATVSYYVNKVLGAVLNLHPVLLRKPTPVSDQCDDYRWKWFKGCLGALDGTHINVLVSNSDKPRYRTRKGQIATNTLAVCDRNMQFVYILPGWEGSAGDSRVLRDAVSRPTGLKVPQGCYYLCDNGYANSNGFLTPYKGVRYHLREWGPGTACPQNPRELFNMRHTRARNIIERAFAVLKMRWGILRSASFYPIKTQIRLIMACFLLHNFIRREMEVDPVEVELDGENGQPLVDEEFIGHDYVDFVEPSAEWTQSRDDIALNMWNNR; from the exons ATGAGATCCCCTTCGCATAATTCCGCACGGCTGTGCATGTTACTCGAAGACATTATGCTCATTTACCACACTGAAACGTACTTCATCATTCATCGATATGCGAGCGCACGGACTCGAAGAGCGAAACGTGTAATTTTAGAGCATGCAAGACGGTATAGCGTGCTTAATAAAATACCTGCACAATTGGAACACCTATCCCGACTAGTCGATGTAACCGACGCAGATTGTCTTGCTAATCTACGTATGGATCGTAATACATTTGGGAGATTATGTCGAGTTCTAGTTGAAAGAGGAGGGTTGCGGACTGGTCAATGCCTCGgagtggaagaacaagtggCTATATTCGTCGGAGTACTTGCACATCATACCAAGAATCGGGTGGTGCGTTTTAACTTCCAGAGGTCAGGTGCAACAGTGTCTTATTATGTTAACAAGGTGCTTGGAGCAGTACTTAACCTACATCCGGTTCTTCTGCGGAAACCGACACCTGTGTCAGATCAGTGTGACGACTACCGTTGGAAATGGTTCAAA GGCTGTTTAGGGGCATTAGATGGTACACACATCAACGTCTTGGTGAGTAATTCTGACAAACCACGTTACAGGACACGGAAAGGGCAAATAGCGACTAACACACTAGCTGTATGCGATCGTAACATGCAATTTGTATACATCTTGCCCGGGTGGGAGGGGTCAGCGGGTGACTCACGTGTGCTACGGGATGCTGTGTCTCGGCCGACCGGATTAAAGGTTCCTCAAG GTTGTTACTACTTGTGCGATAACGGTTATGCCAATAGTAATGGATTTTTAACACCTTACAAAGGGGTTAGGTACCACCTACGGGAGTGGGGCCCAGGTACAGCGTGTCCACAAAACCCTCGAGAACTCTTTAATATGCGCCACACGAGAGCTAGGAATATTATTGAGCGAGCGTTTGCAGTGTTAAAAATGCGATGGGGTATCCTACGAAGTGCATCCTTTTACCCAATAAAAACACAGATACGCCTTATAATGGCTTGCTTCTTACTACATAACTTCATCCGACGGGAGATGGAAGTGGATCCTGTAGAAGTTGAGCTCGACGGTGAGAATGGGCAACCTTTAGTAGACGAAGAATTCATAGGACATGATTACGTAGACTTCGTCGAGCCTTCAGCTGAATGGACACAATCACGTGATGACATAGCCCTCAACATGTGGAACAACAGATAG
- the LOC121743961 gene encoding uncharacterized protein LOC121743961 isoform X3, whose protein sequence is MWAAAQLCKQIEDKLVVQFDEFELVDRVDSLHTRYLTFKELCKQKGVQWVPETRAVIAPDCLWEKICKKNYLAGAYYYNDEPEYTQLACLFGMDDIKLEAVKEVIIISDTTEKLSSEQPSCYEVPDGNEEVNSPNVIPPANVRRKLFVDLDGPSDRESTTEPGIYFIDVGPDGKLRTRLESGRVLPKDHPMNESNVKKFDRASNASSNGSNSPLGRWPHLHK, encoded by the exons ATGTGGGCGGCAGCACAGCTTT GCAAACAAATCGAGGACAAATTGGTTGTGCAGTTCGATGAATTCGAGCTCGTCGACCGGGTAGATTCACTGCATACGCGCTACCTCACGTTCAAGGAACTATGCAAGCAGAAGGGCGTCCAATGGGTTCCTGAGACACGAGCTGTAATCGCTCCCGACTGTTTGTGGGAGAAGATATGTAAG AAAAATTATCTCGCGGGCGCCTACTACTACAACGATGAGCCCGAATACACTCAGCTAGCATGCCTATTTGGGATGGACGATATTAAGTTAGAGGCTGTGAAGGAGGTGATCATCATCTCGGACACTACCGAGAAACTCTCATCAGAGCAGCCTAGTTGCTACGAGGTGCCGGATGGAAATGAAGAAGTGAACTCGCCCAATGTCATCCCACCAGCCAATGTCCGCCGCAAGTTGTTTGTCGACTTAGACGGACCCTCGGACAGGGAGTCAACAACTGAGCCGGGCATATATTTCATTGACGTTGGGCCGGATGGAAAGCTACGTACGAGACTAGAGAGTGGCCGGGTACTACCTAAGGATCATCCAATGAATGAGTCTAATGTGAAGAAATTTGACCGGGCATCGAACGCAAGCTCCAACGGTTCCAACTCACCACTAGGGCGGTGGCCACACCTTCATAAATGA
- the LOC121743961 gene encoding uncharacterized protein LOC121743961 isoform X2, which yields MWAAAQLSGKQIEDKLVVQFDEFELVDRVDSLHTRYLTFKELCKQKGVQWVPETRAVIAPDCLWEKICKKNYLAGAYYYNDEPEYTQLACLFGMDDIKLEAVKEVIIISDTTEKLSSEQPSCYEVPDGNEEVNSPNVIPPANVRRKLFVDLDGPSDRESTTEPGIYFIDVGPDGKLRTRLESGRVLPKDHPMNESNVKKFDRASNASSNGSNSPLGRWPHLHK from the exons ATGTGGGCGGCAGCACAGCTTT CAGGCAAACAAATCGAGGACAAATTGGTTGTGCAGTTCGATGAATTCGAGCTCGTCGACCGGGTAGATTCACTGCATACGCGCTACCTCACGTTCAAGGAACTATGCAAGCAGAAGGGCGTCCAATGGGTTCCTGAGACACGAGCTGTAATCGCTCCCGACTGTTTGTGGGAGAAGATATGTAAG AAAAATTATCTCGCGGGCGCCTACTACTACAACGATGAGCCCGAATACACTCAGCTAGCATGCCTATTTGGGATGGACGATATTAAGTTAGAGGCTGTGAAGGAGGTGATCATCATCTCGGACACTACCGAGAAACTCTCATCAGAGCAGCCTAGTTGCTACGAGGTGCCGGATGGAAATGAAGAAGTGAACTCGCCCAATGTCATCCCACCAGCCAATGTCCGCCGCAAGTTGTTTGTCGACTTAGACGGACCCTCGGACAGGGAGTCAACAACTGAGCCGGGCATATATTTCATTGACGTTGGGCCGGATGGAAAGCTACGTACGAGACTAGAGAGTGGCCGGGTACTACCTAAGGATCATCCAATGAATGAGTCTAATGTGAAGAAATTTGACCGGGCATCGAACGCAAGCTCCAACGGTTCCAACTCACCACTAGGGCGGTGGCCACACCTTCATAAATGA
- the LOC121743965 gene encoding uncharacterized protein LOC121743965 has translation MSTSIGAGVTIRGGTSEGFFLFKEYLLFDELCVCHPCCNEILFVCPFLRQDNNVSGRKKFRKGDRSRRIWIAREEEILAASLVELVARGWKSDNGFRSGYLTKIEDNIRAEFPKSDIKGQPHIVSKITAWKKNYTSLRGILSRSGVGFNADGDYKIDINDDQWEQVMHADKNAKGMRNKSWPFWEDWKSIFGKDRATGVGGEDIEVAAATLQTNRASGSQCNENNYLPTFEDFLPNQSPNEVEGMENQHSSSAHTEHLVSNTKSHTQKRKAPATDDALMDFLGNLHAQTNARLDVIASRIGYEFDIGKARQEVFDKLCDVDGLTLAQRYKLCSILADKPQRMEVFMGMKEHAKLGYLLMLFEESREAV, from the exons ATGTCTACTTCAATCGGTGCAGGTGTGACTATTAGAGGAGGCACAAGTGaaggtttttttttattcaaagaaTATTTGCTGTTTGATGAGCTTTGTGTGTGTCATCCATGCtgtaatgaaattttgtttgtaTGTCCTTTTCTTCGTCAAGACAACAATGTATCAGGTCGAAAAAAATTCCGCAAGGGCGACCGATCTCGCAGGATTTGGATTGCACGCGAAGAAGAAATTCTGGCTGCATCGTTGGTAGAACTTGTGGCCCGTGGGTGGAAATCAGACAATGGTTTTCGCTCGGGTTACCTAACAAAAATTGAAGACAACATCCGAGCTGAATTTCCCAAATCAGACATCAAGGGACAGCCACATATCGTGTCCAAGATTACGGCTTGGAAGAAAAACTACACCAGCCTTCGAGGCATACTCTCAAGGAGTGGTGTTGGTTTCAATGCTGATGGTGATTACAAAATTGACATCAACGACGACCAGTGGGAACAAGTCATGCAT GCTGATAAGAACGCCAAAGGAATGCGCAACAAATCGTGGCCGTTCTGGGAAGATTGGAAAAGTATTTTTGGTAAGGACCGTGCAACGGGTGTGGGGGGCGAGGACATTGAGGTGGCAGCTGCCACCTTACAGACGAACCGGGCCAGTGGCAGTCAATGCAATGAAAATAACTACCTTCCTACCTTTGAGGATTTCTTACCTAATCAGAGTCCCAATGAGGTCGAGGGGATGGAGAATCAACATAGCAGCTCAGCACACACTGAACATTTGGTCTCTAACACCAAATCTCACACCCAAAAACGGAAGGCTCCTGCTACTGATGATGCGTTGATGGATTTCCTAGGAAATCTACATGCTCAAACAAACGCGCGCTTGGATGTGATTGCTTCAAGAATTGGCTACGAGTTTGATATTGGGAAGGCGAGGCAAGAGGTCTTCGACAAGCTCTGTGATGTGGATGGACTAACTCTGGCGCAGAGGTACAAGCTGTGTAGTATATTAGCTGACAAACCACAACGTATGGAGGTTTTCATGGGCATGAAGGAACATGCTAAACTGGGGTACTTACTAATGCTGTTCGAGGAGAGCCGCGAAGCAGTGTGA